Proteins encoded within one genomic window of Actinoplanes octamycinicus:
- a CDS encoding YceI family protein: MTTNTLNELRSGTYTIDPARSGCRFTARHAFGLKPVHGTMPVLGGTVTVAADPARSIASAELDAAGFTTDDPRRDRDVRGPRFLDTERHPEIGFRSTRCLLGPDGWQVAGVLSVRGGSCEVVLAVDSGEPVADGYRFTARCVVDRVAAGVRSGRGLIQRTVEIVLDVVVRPA; this comes from the coding sequence ATGACGACGAACACGCTCAATGAGCTTCGCAGCGGCACGTACACGATCGATCCGGCCCGCTCCGGGTGCCGGTTCACCGCCCGGCACGCCTTCGGGCTCAAGCCGGTGCACGGCACCATGCCGGTGCTCGGCGGCACGGTCACGGTGGCTGCCGACCCGGCCCGGTCGATCGCCTCGGCCGAGCTGGACGCGGCCGGTTTCACCACCGACGATCCCCGCCGGGACCGGGACGTGCGGGGGCCGCGTTTCCTGGACACCGAACGGCACCCGGAGATCGGCTTCCGGTCCACCCGGTGCCTGCTCGGGCCGGACGGGTGGCAGGTCGCCGGGGTGCTCAGCGTCCGGGGCGGCTCGTGCGAGGTGGTTCTCGCGGTCGACTCGGGGGAGCCGGTGGCGGACGGGTACCGGTTCACCGCCCGGTGTGTGGTGGACCGGGTCGCGGCCGGGGTCCGGTCCGGCCGGGGGCTGATCCAGCGGACCGTGGAGATCGTCCTGGACGTGGTGGTCCGGCCGGCCTAG
- a CDS encoding helix-turn-helix transcriptional regulator, which produces MSLVARVAEVVALDRLRARAVAGSGAVVLLTGEAGIGKTTVVEEAVARAVATGATVLTGRADPDEGAPAYWPWQRLLATASPDGVRSRLPVTASPGGGSPRPAAGGLGPGLLTVDEVAGEPPAATRFRINRAVLDAVRVAAVDALPGGLLFVLEDLHWADPASLGLLTALVREVRDLPLLVLATARDLDLPGAEVLPLAAWDVPAVEACLAQHAGGPVHPSWPATVHRLGGGNPLYTRELIRLLADADRLRRPAGAVQPPDGLLRLVGRRLAELGPDCRELLGLAAAFGSEIDVPLLTRVAAIRSDPVVAAPVAPGGPQAAPGGPQPAPGGPQAAPGGPQAAPGGPQAAPGGPQAEPEGPQPVPAHPKGAVPSAIVARRAGEPGAACGQPENVDNARPDLAPDSAAQVEALLETAIRTGVLVEDPWAPARLRFAHELVREARYAELSRGERVAAHARIAEVLAGSGARPDEIARHRVRAAVDDRSRAAARDACVAAARAAGRQLDHGAAVTWYGHALDGFPGDSALRLGRAVAAYRNGNLSVALSDCAALLDQAEASRDPDLAASAALVVRGFGGPLAAALLRLCERALALDDGDKESGPKGSGSKEGGGKGSGSKEGGPKGSGSEEGGGKGSGPKGGGRKEGDEDGGGGAARRAQVLAQLAYLLVETGETARAEAISREAMALAERTGDPDALAAAVHARHEVLDPVAAAEEVLDLATRSIDLAAAGSRPDAELWGRIWRLDALLLLGDLAGFDAELGRLAGLADRLGWPVIRWHLLRARATQQALAGRVLAALELSDEAYALAGTIEEEPGRMLHSAFRTGLAPLTGEPPAWPDDLAAVAARFAAVPIAMAEVGLLAMYRGDRAVAGVCAGRLRAVLPGLRPDSRRTFVVITAGEIGAWLGDRELTAEAYALVEPLPVRYLYSTTACHGSTARPLGVMAAALGDWAAAARHFETAIAMERRIGVEPFLAQAHLAYARALRPVDSRRAREHAAAALPIARRLGLAGLLAEAADLSRDELTTREREIATLAAEGLANRAIAERLFISERTVETHVRHALAKLGAANRTQLAARLRAGDQYQH; this is translated from the coding sequence TCCGGGGCTGCTCACCGTCGACGAGGTGGCGGGGGAGCCGCCGGCCGCGACCCGCTTCCGGATCAACCGGGCCGTGCTGGACGCGGTCCGGGTGGCGGCCGTTGACGCGCTGCCGGGTGGCCTGCTGTTCGTGCTGGAGGACCTGCACTGGGCCGACCCGGCCTCGCTCGGCCTGCTCACCGCGCTGGTCCGGGAGGTGCGGGACCTGCCGCTGCTGGTCCTGGCCACCGCTCGCGACCTCGATCTGCCCGGCGCCGAGGTGCTGCCGCTGGCCGCCTGGGACGTCCCGGCCGTCGAAGCCTGCCTCGCGCAGCACGCCGGCGGCCCGGTCCACCCGTCCTGGCCGGCGACGGTGCATCGGCTCGGTGGCGGCAATCCGCTCTACACCCGGGAGCTGATCCGGCTGCTCGCCGACGCGGACCGGCTGCGCCGTCCGGCCGGCGCCGTGCAGCCACCGGACGGGCTGCTCCGCCTGGTCGGCCGCCGCCTCGCGGAACTCGGGCCGGACTGCCGCGAGCTGCTGGGCCTGGCGGCCGCGTTCGGCTCGGAGATCGACGTGCCGTTGCTGACCCGGGTGGCGGCGATCCGGAGCGACCCGGTCGTTGCCGCGCCGGTCGCACCCGGCGGTCCTCAAGCCGCACCCGGCGGTCCTCAACCCGCACCCGGCGGCCCTCAAGCCGCACCCGGCGGCCCTCAAGCCGCACCCGGCGGCCCTCAAGCCGCACCCGGCGGTCCTCAAGCCGAACCCGAAGGTCCTCAACCAGTGCCCGCCCACCCCAAGGGGGCGGTCCCATCTGCCATTGTCGCGCGGCGAGCCGGGGAGCCGGGCGCGGCTTGTGGACAACCAGAGAATGTGGACAACGCCCGCCCGGACCTCGCGCCCGACTCTGCGGCACAGGTGGAGGCGCTGCTGGAGACCGCCATCCGGACCGGGGTGCTGGTGGAGGACCCGTGGGCCCCGGCTCGGCTGCGGTTCGCGCACGAGCTGGTCCGCGAGGCTCGCTACGCCGAGTTGAGCCGGGGGGAGCGGGTCGCCGCGCACGCCCGGATCGCCGAGGTGCTCGCCGGGTCCGGGGCGCGGCCGGACGAGATCGCCCGGCACCGGGTGCGCGCGGCCGTCGACGACCGCTCCCGGGCCGCTGCCCGGGACGCCTGCGTGGCGGCGGCGCGGGCGGCCGGCCGGCAGCTCGATCACGGGGCCGCGGTCACCTGGTACGGCCACGCCCTGGACGGCTTCCCCGGTGACTCCGCGTTGCGGTTGGGGCGTGCGGTCGCTGCGTACCGTAATGGGAATCTGAGTGTCGCCCTGAGTGACTGCGCCGCCCTCCTCGACCAGGCCGAGGCCTCGCGTGATCCGGATCTGGCGGCCTCGGCCGCGCTGGTCGTCCGCGGTTTCGGCGGGCCGCTCGCCGCCGCCCTGCTCCGGCTCTGCGAGCGGGCCCTCGCGCTGGACGACGGCGACAAGGAAAGCGGCCCCAAAGGAAGCGGCTCCAAGGAAGGCGGCGGCAAGGGAAGCGGCTCCAAGGAAGGCGGCCCCAAAGGAAGCGGCTCCGAGGAAGGCGGCGGCAAGGGAAGCGGTCCCAAGGGAGGCGGCCGCAAGGAAGGCGACGAAGACGGGGGCGGTGGCGCGGCGCGACGGGCGCAGGTGCTCGCGCAGCTGGCGTATCTGCTGGTGGAGACCGGCGAGACGGCGCGCGCCGAGGCGATCAGCCGGGAGGCGATGGCGCTCGCCGAGCGGACCGGCGACCCGGACGCGCTGGCCGCCGCGGTGCACGCCCGGCACGAGGTGCTGGACCCGGTGGCCGCCGCCGAGGAGGTGCTCGACCTGGCCACCCGCAGCATCGACCTGGCCGCGGCCGGCAGCCGGCCGGACGCCGAGCTGTGGGGCCGGATCTGGCGGCTGGACGCCCTGCTGCTGCTCGGCGACCTGGCCGGGTTCGACGCGGAGCTGGGCCGGCTGGCCGGATTGGCCGACCGGCTGGGCTGGCCGGTGATCCGCTGGCATCTGCTGCGTGCCCGGGCCACCCAGCAGGCGCTGGCCGGCCGGGTGCTGGCCGCGCTGGAGCTGTCCGACGAGGCGTACGCGCTGGCCGGCACGATCGAGGAGGAGCCGGGCCGGATGCTGCACTCGGCGTTCCGGACCGGGCTGGCGCCGCTCACCGGCGAGCCGCCGGCCTGGCCGGACGACCTGGCGGCGGTGGCCGCCCGGTTCGCCGCGGTGCCGATCGCGATGGCCGAGGTCGGGCTGCTGGCGATGTACCGCGGTGATCGGGCGGTGGCCGGGGTCTGCGCCGGCCGGCTGCGGGCCGTGCTGCCTGGCCTGCGCCCGGACAGCCGGCGGACCTTCGTGGTGATCACCGCCGGCGAGATCGGCGCCTGGCTCGGCGACCGGGAGCTGACCGCGGAGGCTTACGCGCTGGTCGAGCCGCTGCCGGTGCGTTACCTCTACTCGACTACCGCCTGTCACGGCTCGACCGCCCGGCCTCTCGGAGTGATGGCCGCGGCGCTCGGCGACTGGGCGGCCGCGGCCCGGCATTTCGAGACGGCGATCGCGATGGAGCGGCGGATCGGCGTCGAGCCGTTCCTGGCCCAGGCCCATCTCGCGTACGCCCGGGCGCTCCGTCCGGTCGACAGCCGCCGCGCCCGCGAGCACGCCGCGGCAGCCCTCCCGATCGCCCGCCGGCTGGGCCTGGCCGGCCTGCTCGCCGAGGCCGCCGACCTGTCCCGGGACGAGCTGACCACCCGGGAACGGGAGATCGCCACGCTGGCCGCCGAGGGCCTGGCGAACCGGGCGATCGCCGAGCGGCTGTTCATCTCGGAGCGGACCGTGGAGACGCACGTCCGGCACGCGCTGGCCAAGCTCGGCGCGGCCAACCGCACCCAGCTGGCCGCCCGGTTACGTGCCGGCGATCAGTACCAGCACTGA